The window GAATTCACTGATCTTATCGAAATTGATCATGGAAGCCATATCATCATAATCAATAAGCTCAATTTTCTGAATTTCGTGAGAGGTACGGAATCCATCAAAGAAATGAACGAACGGGACACTTGATTCAATAGTTGCAAGGTGGGCTACAAGACCTAAATCCTGTGCTTCCTGAACAGAGTTGGATGCCAGCATGGCAAATCCGGTCTGACGGCAGGCCATGACATCCTGATGATCGCCGAAGATAGAAAGGGCATGTCCGGCAATTGCTCTGGCCGAAACATGAAAAACTGTCGGCAGAAGTTCGCCGGCAATTTTATACATGTTCGGAATCATCAGCAGAAGTCCCTGAGATGCGGTGAAAGTCGAAGTGAGGGAACCTGCGGCAAGTGAACCGTGTACAGCTCCTGCGGCTCCTCCTTCTGACTGAAGCTCCCGGACTTCCATTTTGGTCCCGAAAATGTTTGTCATTCCCTGAGTGGCCCATTCATCGGCCAGCTCTGCCATCGGGGATGACGGTGTGATAGGATAAATGGCGGCGGTCTCACTTAGTGCGTATGCCACGTACGCAGCCGCCTGATTGCCGTCCATCGTCTTCATTTTTTTAGCCATTACATTTACTCCATGTATTTTGGTTGGGAAGGTGTGCAGTGGATCTTATTAGCATAACATCCAAAGATTTCCTACCCGGACACATTTTGAAAGCATCATGAACACAACTAAATGAAGCTCGGGAATGCGCATGAAATAATAATATTTCAAAACTTCATTAAATAACCCGGAGATCAATCATTAATTTCATATTTTAATATATTAAAATTAACATCTTAAATTTCAATATATTATGACAAAATACAAAAAAAATAATATTTATCTCAATAATTTTTTTTAGAGGCAGCCCACATGTCCATCTGTCCCTATATCGCATTTACCTTTCTCAGCCTGAGCCTGAATAGCGGTGATGGCCACGGTATTAACGATATCCCGGATTAGGCAGCCACGGCTCAAGTCATTCACCGGCTTGTTCAAACCCTGAAGCACAGGACCTATAGCCATTGAACCGGCAACCGATCTCTGAACAGCTTTATAAGTATTATTACCTGTATTGAGATCAGGAAAAATAAGCACGGTGGCATGTCCTGCAACCTCACTCCCCGGCAGCTTTTCAGCAGCAACAACAGGGTCAATTGCAGCATCATACTGAATTGGTCCTTCAACCATGAGATCAGGAGCTTTTTTCCTGAGTATGGCTGTAGCCTCAATAACCTTATCAACGTCCTTGCCTGCACCGGAATCACCGGTTGAATATGAAAGCATTGCCACTTTGGGTTCAACGCCGAATATTCTTGCGGTTTCGGCTGAACTGATCGCTATTTCCGCAAGCTGTCCGGCATCCGGATTCGGGTTGACAGCGCAGTCTCCGTAAACAAGGACTCTGTCATTCTGGCACATCAGAAAAACGCTTGAAACGATGGAAGCTTCCGGCTTTGTTTTGATAAATTCAAAAGCAGGACGTATGGTCTGGGCTGTGGTTGTAACAGAGCCGGAAACCATTCCGTCAGCGTCACCTTTGTGAACCATCATTGTTCCGAAATAGGTCGGATCAGTCATTCTGTCTCTGGCATCTTCCTTCAAAATACCCTTATGCTTTCTTGCTTCATAATAGGTCTCAACATATTCCTCCAGCCGAGGAAACTTTTCCGGATCTATTATGTTTATCCCCGACAGATCAACGTTTAGCAGAGAAGCCGTTTTACGGATAAAGTCTTCCTTTCCAAGTAAGGTGAGGTCGACAACATCACGTTTGTATAAAATATCAGCCGCCTGAATAATACGCTCACTTCCACCTTCGGGCAGCACTATACGCTGTTTGCTGCTGCGGGCCTTCTGAAGAAGGTTATACTCAAACATATACGGGGTTATTCTCGTGGAAGCTCTTGAAACAAGGGCTGTCTGCAACTCTTCCGCATTAACACAGGTTTCGAATAAACCGAGGGCGGACATTATTTTGGGATGGTTTTCAGGGTCTATGGTTCCGTGTAAACTCTGAAGGATATGGGCGGTTTTATAAGTATGGGCCGGAGCACTCAAAATAGGAAGTGGAACCCCGGTCCAGCCTTCTATCAGACGGTGCAGTGAGACCGCAGGTTTAATGCCGCCTGTGAGCAGAATCCCGGAGACATCGGGATATGAATCGGACAGCCTTGAGGCAAGGCTCGACAGCACAATATCCGAGCGGTCTCCCGGAGTTATGATGAGACTGCCTTCACTGATATACTTTAGAAAGTTATCAATATGCATGGCCGCAATAACATAATCATCAATGGGGGTATCAAGTCTGCCGTGACCATACAGAACCTCGCAGTCAAGCCACTTGATAACATCCTTTATAGAAGGATTGCCAAGCCGCTTGTCATCGGGAATAACATAAACCAGCAGA of the Maridesulfovibrio bastinii DSM 16055 genome contains:
- the pta gene encoding phosphate acetyltransferase, with translation MSKSLYIAAMESRSGKSAVVLGVMQLLLTRLRKVAIFRPIINDNFKGERDHDIDLILRHFKLSQEYEDTYAYTLSEAMRMLNEGKQSLLLENTLAKFKELEEKYDFVLCEGTDYLGGEAALEFEINSDIVSNLGCPVMTVVNGRRSGDNEIRESAQRTVEVFEEKGLDVVSVIVNRAGKNVSPDLAEQIKSQTRSRNPLLVYVIPDDKRLGNPSIKDVIKWLDCEVLYGHGRLDTPIDDYVIAAMHIDNFLKYISEGSLIITPGDRSDIVLSSLASRLSDSYPDVSGILLTGGIKPAVSLHRLIEGWTGVPLPILSAPAHTYKTAHILQSLHGTIDPENHPKIMSALGLFETCVNAEELQTALVSRASTRITPYMFEYNLLQKARSSKQRIVLPEGGSERIIQAADILYKRDVVDLTLLGKEDFIRKTASLLNVDLSGINIIDPEKFPRLEEYVETYYEARKHKGILKEDARDRMTDPTYFGTMMVHKGDADGMVSGSVTTTAQTIRPAFEFIKTKPEASIVSSVFLMCQNDRVLVYGDCAVNPNPDAGQLAEIAISSAETARIFGVEPKVAMLSYSTGDSGAGKDVDKVIEATAILRKKAPDLMVEGPIQYDAAIDPVVAAEKLPGSEVAGHATVLIFPDLNTGNNTYKAVQRSVAGSMAIGPVLQGLNKPVNDLSRGCLIRDIVNTVAITAIQAQAEKGKCDIGTDGHVGCL